Proteins from a single region of Oncorhynchus tshawytscha isolate Ot180627B linkage group LG03, Otsh_v2.0, whole genome shotgun sequence:
- the LOC112224607 gene encoding DNA repair protein REV1-like, with amino-acid sequence MDCFFVSVGIRHRPDLKGKFVAVTSNHGSGRVAQSSGVDRQLELQCYHKQYSYPAVSERKDGDLEEITSSETESHISHGNSVDQDTAALSMAEIASCSYEARQAGVRNGMFFGQAKQLCPSLQSVPYDFQAYKKVALAMYETLASYSHDIEALSCDEALVDSSALLAELSVTPDELASAIRADVRERTGCSASVGMGSNILLARMATRKAKPNGQYLLRSEEVDDFIRDQTVTSLPGVGRSMGGKLASLGVRSCGDLQQVSLQQLQKEFGPRTGQTLFRFCRGLDDRPVRSEKERKSVSAEMNYNIRFTQVDEAESFLTYLSIEVQKRLQGAGLRGRRLTLKVMVCKAGVEQSNYSGHGTCDSLARSVTLAQLTDCGHLIASEVIKLFHAMRLKVQDLRGVGLQVQLLEGAHSFPKDPTGPKTCYVRDKLLAQHTPAQHNYTDSPPNTAITDTCTSQENSSSARVLSPFSTPRATSPAEPIPGTSKGEPPRTPNHVDNRLNLSIEVSPPSQVDRSVLEALPAELRERVEHPWTHRDTERTHNWSHQRPLHPGPSSTLSSCSSSPLPSSPPPPATPPVGALVLQIPKQSGQTGSTGIILELPDFSQVDLEVFAALPRELQEELRSVYGHRENTHGIMDQRNPLLHLKHVGVGRMKRCYKKNANNSPAKKGPSPLKRPRPPGNTPAKDLPHVLRPRDLPNGLKLENGPSTSPLQQDDPETLSKFTPCPEPTLAGACDFRDIRTLLREWITTISDPMEEDILQVVKYCTDLINDKDLEKLDLIIKYMKRLMQQSVESVWSMAFDFILDNVQVVVQQTYGSTLKIT; translated from the exons ATGGACTGTTTCTTTGTCTCCGTGGGGATCAGACACAGACCAGACCTCAAAG ggaAGTTTGTAGCGGTGACCAGTAACCATGGTTCAGGCAGAGTGGCCCAGAGTTCTGGTGTTGACCGCCAGCTGGAGCTGCAGTGCTACCATAAACAATACTCCTATCCAGCTGTGTCAGAGAGGAAGGATGGGGACCTGGAGGAAATTACATCATCAGAGACGGAGAGTCACATCTCCCATGGCAACAGTGTTGACCAGGATACTGCTGCCCTCTCTATGGCTGAGATCGCCTCCTGTAGCTATGAGGCCAG gCAGGCAGGGGTGAGGAATGGTATGTTTTTTGGCCAGGCCAAACAACTGTGTCCCTCCCTGCAGTCTGTCCCTTATGACTTCCAGGCCTACAAGAAGGTAGCCCTGGCCATGTATGAGACCCTCGCCAG ttaTTCTCATGATATCGAGGCCCTGAGTTGTGACGAGGCGTTGGTGGATAGCTCTGCCCTGCTGGCTGAGTTGAGTGTTACACCAGATGAACTTGCCAGTGCCATCAGAGCAGATGTCAGGGAGAGGACTGGGTGCTCCGCCTCAGTGGGCATGG GGTCCAACATCTTGTTGGCGAGAATGGCTACCCGAAAGGCTAAGCCGAACGGACAGTACCTCCTGAGGTCAGAGGAAGTGGATGACTTCATCAGGGACCAGACGGTGACCAGCCTACCAG gtgTGGGCCGTTCTATGGGTGGGAAACTGGCATCTCTGGGTGTGAGGTCATGTGGGGACCTGCAGCAGGTGTCTCTGCAGCAGCTGCAGAAGGAGTTTGGCCCTCGCACCGGTCAGACCCTCTTCAGGTTCTGCCGAGGTCTGGACGACCGGCCCGTCCGtagcgagaaagagaggaagtCTGTCTCTGCTGAGATGAACTACAACATCCGCTTCACACAG GTGGACGAGGCGGAGTCGTTCCTGACCTACCTGTCCATTGAGGTGCAGAAGCGTCTGCAGGGAGCGGGGCTTAGGGGTCGCAGGCTGACCCTAAAGGTCATGGTCTGTAAGGCAGGGGTGGAGCAATCCAACTACAGTGGTCATGGCACCTGTGACAGTTTGGCTAG gtcaGTGACCCTGGCCCAGCTTACAGACTGTGGTCATTTGATAGCCAGTGAGGTCATCAAGCTGTTCCACGCAATGAGGCTGAAGGTGCAGGACCTGAGGGGGGTGGGCCTCCAGGTGCAGCTCCTCGAGGGGGCCCACTCCTTCCCCAAGGACCCCACGGGCCCTAAAACATGCTACGTCAGAGACAAGCTGCTGGCCCAGCACACCCCCGCCCAACATAACTATacag aTTCGCCACCTAATACCGCCATTACTGACACATGCACCAGTCAGGAAAATAGTTCCTCTGCCAGAGTCCTGTCCCCCTTCTCCACTCCCCGCGCTACATCGCCTGCTGAGCCAATCCCAGGGACAAGTAAAGGAGAGCCGCCACGCACACCTAACCATGTTGATAACCGCCTTAACCTTAGCATCGAGGTCTCCCCTCCCTCACAG GTGGACCGGTCGGTGTTGGAGGCCTTGCCTGCAGAGTTGAGAGAACGGGTGGAGCACCCCTGGacccacagagacacagagagaacccACAACTGGTCACACCAACGCCCCCTTCATCCTGGCCcctcttctactctctcttcctgttcatcttcccctctaccctcctctcctcctccccccgctACCCCTCCTGTAGGAGCACTGGTGCTTCAGATCCCCAAACAGTCTGGACAGACCGGCTCCACAGGCATCATACTGGAACTGCCTGACTTCTCCCag gttgacCTGGAGGTGTTTGCAGCACTCCCCAGAGAACTCCAGGAGGAGCTGCGTTCAGTGTACGGCCACAGAGAGAACACCCATGGGATCATGG ACCAGAGGAACCCCCTGTTGCATCTGAAGCATGTGGGGGTGGGTCGGATGAAGCGCTGCTACAAGAAGAATGCCAACAACAGCCCTGCCAAGAAAGGCCCCTCCCCTCTAAAGAGGCCCCGCCCACCAGGAAACACCCCGGCCAAAGACCTACCACACGTGCTCAGACCCAGGGACCTACCCAATGGCCTCAAG CTGGAGAATGGACCTTCCACCTCCCCCCTACAGCAGGACGACCCAGAGACTCTGTCCAAGTTCACCCCTTGCCCTGAACCCACCCTGGCTGGAGCCTGTGATTTCAGGGACATCCGAACACTACTCAGAGAATGGATCACTACCATCTCAG ACCCCATGGAGGAGGACATTCTGCAGGTAGTCAAGTACTGCACTGATCTGATCAATGACAAAGACCTAGAGAAACTTGACCTGATCATCAAGTACATGAAGAG GTTGATGCAGCAGTCTGTGGAGTCTGTGTGGAGCATGGCCTTTGACTTCATCCTGGACAACGTGCAGGTGGTGGTACAGCAGACCTACGGCAGCACTCTGAAGATCACGTAG